The genomic interval TTTCTCAACATTTCATGGTTAAGCAATTTTAAAACAAGCTATTTTCTGTAGCACGATAACCAATAACACACGCATGGAAAATTTAACAACTCTTGTTTCTGTAAATGCTTCATTCTTTTCTTCTACTGGCCAGATAAACTCTTCATTCTGTTGCTGACAAAATCTAATTCATTTATTTACCTACATATGCAAGACTATATTGATCTTCATCACTAtagatatatgatatatctctATATAGGTAAAGACTATTGTAACCTGTAGCTAGTAGCCAAATACTCCAACCCATGGTAAATATTTGACACTTAGAACAAGATTTAGTCAAGAATTTAAAATTCCgaccagagggagtactactgcTGCATAGTAAATGCAGTAATAGGCACAGTATCCCAGCACAGGGACAGTAACATTGAAAGACAAGTGTTACTGCATACATTCATGGCGCTACCGCAAAGAAGGTTTAGGGTAGTTCTATGTGTGTAATTTTAGTAGGAAGCATGTGGATATGCTTATTAAGTCTGTTTCTTATGGTGGCCATTCAGGTACAAATTAGCATACTCGTCCAACTTTAGTAGCATATTGGAGCCAGTAATTGAGAACAATTACCAGCTATTCATGGTGGAGAGATTAATGATGCGAGGAGCAAAGACATTCGTGAAGACAATGAAAGAATTTGACAATGATCTCACCCTCTGTGATGATCCAAAGAAGAACACCAAAGTTTGGCAAATACCAGTCTATACAGATGATTGATAATAGCTGGTTATCTGACCACCCGGCATTGTGCACTGCAGCACGTTTtgttcatacatatatatatacgcacaTGTGTTCGTATGGGAGAGGTGTGAAATTGTTTCTTCATTCTTTTCACAATTAGTTAGAGAGTAGGTTATAGGAGGAATTTTGTTTGTAGCAgaatgcatatacatatatatcccATTTTGCATTCTCTGTATATTCATGTATAACAATCAACTGGCACCTCGAGGTTCAGTTCTGGGGATAATAATTAGTCGATCGATACTACTTTAATGATGATTTTTCTTAATTGTGCAAACCGGCCTTTTCTTCCTTATTGCAGCCCCCGTgaattgtaatggcatatttTCAAATAGCTGAAGttgcaatggcatggttccaattaaTCCTTCTATGATAGCCCGGTCGACGgcagtactctctccgttccgtAAAATACTAACCTAGTTACATTCTgttctaaatttattttattttttttatgtagcggagggagtagcttctTCGAGGCTTTTTTATCAACTGTCTGCACTCTGAAGTAGTGCAGTTCCatctagtaaaaaaattaaactgtcTGCAAGACTGCAATCAGCTGTCTGGTTACCTGTGTCTTTTAATTTGATGTAAGGTAAGCAGTGAAATTTGATAGCAAGGAAATTCCAACTCTATATGCGTTCAATTTTGTAGATTCAAGAAGACTAGAATAATGAATTCTTAGGAGTTGTTTGGTTGATGGCTAAATTTACCGCACCTTACTTTCTCACAAGTGTGTCATGTCACACAAAGTGAGACACAATTTGTTAGCCAGTGTGGCTAAGTTTAGTAATAATTTGAGTCTATGATGCATAGACCTAATGACTAGCGAAGTGAGACATAATATAAGTGTGATAACCAACCAAACAATATACTAACAAATTGTGACATGCTTAAGATTTGGCATGGCAACCTTTGAGAGCCAACCAAATAGCCTGTAAACCTACCATAGCACTTACAATGTTAATTCGTCCGTCAATAAACAAGAAAACAATATTGACTGATGCATGTAAAGAGAATCGACTCACATTCTTCCTAGTTTACACAATTTCCTCTGGCTAGCTAAAAATCTTAAAAGAAAAACGAAAGTTCGACAAGAAAACCTTCTTGCTCTAACTAGCTATCGACTACCACCCTCGAATAATCTTAACTCGATCATGCTCCTTGGAGAAAAACAATCAAGTTACAACTGGCTAGTTCTTGCAGATCAATAATCAGGACTGATGGACTATCTCTAATTAATAACAAAAATTACTAACAAACAAACTAGGACCGGCCTACTACTACACTCTCATGCATTCCTACGTACATATCAGatcaaacaaaaacaattaactGAGCCACATAAAATGCCTGCTATCTAGCTACCCTGGGTAGGCTATACAGCTGCagctacgtacgtacgtacaaacGTACCTCTCACAAACGTACCTCTCACTATGTACACTACAATTAAGCATTCAAGCTACGTAGGAGTACGTGCTAGTGTGCTACAGTGACCTAagtttagctagctagctaagctacccCTCGCTTCCCTGCTCGTCTCCTTCGTCTTCCTGCACCAGCTGCACCCTCCTCTTCTTGCCATGGTCGTCGTCCAGCCGGACGCCGAACAGCCgcaccgccgcgtcgtcgtcgttgtcaccggacggcgaggcggcgctaCGGCGGCGTTCGGTCGTCGACGGGCCGAGCTCCACCAGCCTGCAGCTGGTGGcggccgccagcggcggcggcgccactggCTCCACGTGGTTCTGCAGGAAGTAGATGATGTCGTTGTAGAGCTTCCTCATGTGCGCCAGCTCCGACAGCAGCAGCGAGttgcgccgccgcagctgccggTTGTCCTCCGACAGCGCCGCCAGCaagtcgcctccgccgccggcgtagTCCGCCGGAGAGGAGCAGTACTCTTCCTGGAAATGgtaggctgctgctgctgctgctccaacCGGAGgagacctcgtcgtcgtcggcggcgagaagAGGCTGAGGGGGTAATGCTGGTGCATcgggaatggcggcggcggctgtggctgTGAGCAAGACGACGACTTCCTCCGGTGGATCTCCGAGAGGAGGTGCTTGGCGCCCTTCCTGAAGAACTCGTTGGCGAactcccacctgtcagccactaTCTTCCTGAAACCCTGCAAAATTAACCAAAAAGCAAAACATGGTAATGTTTCATGCTTCATAGTTGATTACATAAAGATTCAATAAGCAATTAATCAACATCGAGATGATTAAATTTGGGGATAAAAAAAGTACAAAATGAATGAGTATATGTATGGCCGTATTTGTTGTGTAATAAATTGATGATGCTGGAGCTGGACTCAATGCCATTGATGCAGGAGTTCGTATACTATACGCATGTGCATGCATAATGTCAATATTTTGTCTGCCAATGATTGGTGCACGAGggtatgcatgcatggtgtgGAGTACTCTAGTTTTCTGAAAAATGCAAGTCAAATTAACTAAAGTGAAGGAGCATCGAtaaaagttgcatatattaaaagATTTATCCAAAGCCGGCTGGTGAGCAAAACATGGGAAATGATACAAATGCTATTTAATTAGGCACATGATAACATGAGCTAGTATACTTAGTATTCCatcaaattaagaaaatagCTCAAATGACTTTGTTATCCTTCATCTATTTGAAAAGTTAAGTCATTTATTATCAGTGAGAGGAATAGCATGTATTTGCAAGATCGAACATGAAAGAAACGATTTAAAAGAAATCTTAGAAATTCCAAAGCAATTATGTTTAGGATAAATTGAGATGGCTCTACTGCTAAATGACTATATTTGGAATCGGGGAGAGTACTATGTACTAACTACTGCTACTAACTAGTGAGGCGAAGAGAAGGCTCTTGGCAACTATTTTTGGAGTtaaatacatgattaattaagtacaaaTCACAACATCAAGACATCCAATTAATACATACTAGCACAGTACTGTACTTGTGTGTCCTAAAACATATGTTTTATTCTACACATATAACATCAACCAAGGAAACATAATAGAGAAAAAGTTTGATTTGAAAGATATCTTTTCCATCATATTTTCCTATGCTGCAAGCTAGATGGATGTTCAAACCAATGGCGTCTCTATTAATTCAATAAACATGCAAATCCAGAACGATAGAACGATAGAGCAAGTTTTCTTGTCTCGTCCTAGGAAACAAGGAATGGATTCTAAACGATGAAATGTCACCGTCAATAACCAGCAGAAAATGGAGTATATATCAGTTGAATTATTGCGGATTGTTGTCCACTACTTTTCAGCACCAAAAACATCAGGGAACACTATAACAGTTTGCACGTGAGCACCTACATGGCTCAATAGACAGAAACAATCTAATCAAAGAATCCCCCAATTTAGTTCTCACTTCTCAGCAAGAAAGAGCAATCAAACGAAAAACTGGCAAGAACATCACCAAAGCGTAGTAGAAACAAGAGGAGATCAAAAAGATGAAATGGAAGAGCTAGCGAAAAAAACAGCATGCATATAACATAATGAGTGAAATTAATTgcggcatatatatatatatatatatatatatatatatatatatatatatatatacatgcatgatgTATATATGCTTACATAGGTGTTGAGCTGCCTGACGAAGCTGGAGAAGTTGTTGTGCTTGAAGTAGTTTGGGAGGAGGTCCCTGGCGAACTCCGGCGGCCGCCACACCACGAAGGTGGCCTCGTCCTCCCCCCACGACACCACGTCGTCGGTCGACGGGTCGTCCACCAGCTGGTACGTCTTGCTCAggaacggcgccggcgccgccgtcaccgccgccgccgtagtcgTCGAACGGCCGTGCGAACGCTCCATGGACACCAccatctcgccgccgcaccTCTCCACGAGGAATGCCATCGATCTGGCCTGTAGGTTATAACAACAAGCTTAATGCAGCAAGTTATTAATTAAGCTACCTCTCCACACGGAACAAGAGAAGAACGAGAAGCTTTGTTGCTACTCTACTTTTGCTACTGCTAAGCTACTATACTGTATACTCTGTGATCTCTAGATCTCTCCTCTTCAGCAGCTGAATCTCAAGAGAGTTTCAGTGTGACTCACATgcgcacacacacatacacaaacACGGTTGCAGGGGCACACACCCGGCAGGGCCGGCCGGCTACCCTTCAAATATTCTCTCTTGTGGTGTTGTGGGTCACTGGCTCACTGCCTGGACACTGAACACATGCACACACCCTCTCTACCACTGCCTCCTCCCATCATTATGCATGGATAACTGTGCAAGTGAGTAGCAGCAGCTATACTAGCTAAGCTATGTTTCCTGGATTTGTCCACATGTACGCTTGAACACGTACAGTTAATTGTTGTGCGATCCGTCGAGACCAGCCAAAGCAAGGCCTCGTGAAGTTTTGCTGCTGGGAAACTACTGTTCGGTAGTGGTACTCCATGTGAGTATGTGacatcatatgcatgcatgtaccgTATATATACAGGCGTaaacgtgtatatatatatatatagcgtgCTTGCAAGTACGAGCAGCTATAAGCTATAGCTAACTGCATACATGCATGGTAAGCACGTTATAGCCATGTAGGGGTAGTACGTCAACACATGCATGATGCcttcatttcaaatttgaatcacaaaagtatattttaaaacagagaggAGTATATGATGTAGGCAAAGaacaaaaatgaagaaaaagaaagacataTATGCATCTagatattccctccgtttcaagttataagacgttttgactttgattaaagttaaactactctaagtttagaatttatagtagtttgactttaactaaagtcaaaacgtttcaggttataagatgtttcaAGTTtagctaagtttatagacaaatataataatatttatattatcaaattagttttattaaattaataattaaatatattttataatattatcttgggtcgaaaatattaatattttttcctataaatttggtcaaacttgaagcaatttgactttgaccaaagtcaaaaacatcttataacctaaaacgaagggagtagctagcaCCGTTCTTATATATGGCATCTTTCTCTTATACCTGTAAGCCCATTTATACTTCATAATTATTTAATCAATTCAAGTTGATTAATCAGTCAATACTAATTTTGTAGTCCTACTAATTTTCCTTCTTCTTGGAAGACTGGCCATATATGTAATGTAAGTACCACTCTCTGGTCTCTATCCATGCATTTTACAGTATGTAAACAGGATATCTATCGTAGCCTTCATATATGACACATTACATATGCGACACCACATACTATCAAATTAACCCATGCATGCACTAGTTATAAATTCAAACAAAATGCTCAGCAAGAAAAGTACGAGCCTCATCGGTTGCccatattccctaataagccaaacaacttattagggaataaaaattaattgagtaaatttcacaaaactacaggtattttgaccaaattatcacaaaattacagatttaaggagttgtctcacaaaactacatatttagcaccaaatttatcacaaaactacagattttagattaagtatcataaaaatgcatatttaatattgaacttatcataaaactacaacttttggagtttaaatccctagcaccattattatggtggagctataaacataattactttgtgattaaattgattctaaaccagtagttttgtgataatttagttactaaatatgtagttttgtgacacttcatcttaaatgtgtagttttgtgataaatttggtgttaaatgtgtagttttgtgatacaccgagttaaatctgtagttttgtaataatttggtcatagtatctgtagttttatgaaatttactcaaattaatttataagtaaattttttatatatttgttcgtagcgacttaaaagcaaACGTTAAAAGGAAATTACGtcgaaaatatcttaaaatcaagttcaaaaatttattttggcTTTTGCTTTGGTTTATTAGGGCAACCGATGGGGCTCTACGTAGTGAAAGAAATAGGAAATTCTAGAGCAGTCAATCAATCTACACGATATTTTATCCCTAAATAAGTACACTTATAGCACATTCAAATTTTGTCACACAATAAGTGTATTTTCTAGATACTGCTTTTTCCCCAACCACCCCTTATTGTTCAAATCTTACCCCTAACTACCTTCTAACTCCTAACCCCTCCTTCATTTAATTAGGGCATGGGCATCTGTCATTTTCCTTGCACAACAATTAGAGCActtacaatagcagactataagccagctataaacacatttcgaggggataaaagaggagagagaagagcagcgggctacagatttgtagccaacaACAGCATGGACTCTAAaatgcaatgtgtgtatgataggctggaccaggtattaatagtatggtatatgtttataggtaactattgtatgaatattattgtatgaatatgctattaaattgattataCATGATTTGGAGTcggtagttggctatactatgcTCATAGTCTTCCTGAGTGCTAGCTAGAAATGCACTTATTTACAGATAGAAGTAGTAGTCCCTCTATTTACTTTTGATAGCCATATTTCATTTTGGCACACATACCAAGGATAagtgattctacttatcatccatttagacatgctactagtcattcctcgtaaacaagcgattcattaatatttacgtttctcgatgcccatgtagccaatcttgtgtggaagaatggagagtcacgcattaaatccaagaaaactattaagatgataagttgttggattgatatatacctaaaaataaatttttcagatttagaaatatgactatcaaagtagatggagggagtattaaataagAGTACATACTACTGACTGGAATCCCCATGGTATATAGTGACCAAATTATTCTGCCATCTGACCTTGCTACTTGCTTTATGCAAAGATGTGTTTGTTTGCAGAGAAAGAAAGCAGGTACTTTGTGCGTTAATGAGTACTAACAAGTTTCAAGGCATACCCGTGACTTTCAGAGCATTGAACATCAAAAGACTAGGAAAAAAACCCTTTTTTGATCCAACATCAATTTCCTACTGCTCTCTCGAGCCATTGGAGTATAGTACTGCAGCATGCATCGTATGCATGGGTAATCTGCAGGTAGCTGCAGCTTCCATTAATATCATATCTATGAGCAAGAGAACAAAACACTTCTCTCCCCAACTTGTTGAAATAATGATCAACATTTAAAGTTttcctctctgttttttttttttgacatggaTTGATTAATTGAACTTTCACCATGTATGTTTGTCCACTTAGAACAACATGAAAGTTGATGCATGCTTCTTCTAGTACTTGGGATTTGAGGAAGGAAAAAAGGTCTTGATTATGATTCATAAAATCAATGCTAGCTATTCTTCACAAAACGAGGCAAAGATATAGACAAATATTACAAATTAGTAACTGAAAAACATGCCtggaagagaaaagagagatgaCCTTTAATTAGAGGAGAACACATAGCTGGATGTAAAAGCTGGGTGATGGACATTCTGTTGTGAGTGCAGCCGTGCAGTACTCATGATCTCCTCTAGTCCTCTGTCCCtgtcttctttcctttttctttttcttctataGCACCAGTTTCCCTCAGTCAAACTAGATCCAATAGGGTAATACATATGGCACCCCAATTAGACAATCCATTTCAGAGCAACTTTGGCGATGCAGTTAGCTATTAGCTTGTCATACCTCTCAGTTGTGCATTAAGGCAGACATGGTCTAGTGATCAGCTTTAGCTTGAGGGCCAAAACCTACAAGGAATAATGACACCTAAAAACATTAAACAAGTCAAGAAGCCATAAGGAGATGGGCACATATATACAATACATAGATATAATTCTGATAGAAACTGTTTGCGTTCTGTAGTGTTGGCTGTGAGGTTTGAATATAATGGAAGATTCTGTTCCACATATGACAAGCTGCTTTAATGATGTGTTTGCAGAGACATTTTATGAGTACATCACATGACCTTTCTCTATCGCACATGTGGCCCACTGCATTTGTGGCCGCTGGGCATGTCTAGATCTAGCCTTTGACTGGCTAGATCATATAACACaccaagaaaaagaaagagaaatgatGAAGATGTAAAAGATTGAGAATACTATGTTGAGTCTTCTATATATAACTTTTAGCACAGGTAATATCAGACATTTTTTGTAGTTAGCTTGTGATCCTAGACTTCATTATTTCCATATCATTTCTAAGGGTAGATTCCTTATGTGCTAATAAGAACTCACATGCATGATCCAATATTATCAGTGCGATATATAGTGAGTGTCAAACAGTGATTGCAattttccgaaatttcggtaatttcggaCCCCCACCGGCAAATCAATATATCGACCGAAATGTTTGGGTTTCTCAATTTTTTGTTGAAGTTGGtcaaagtttattcaaattcagtcaaatttcaaaaaatttcggtcctaccaaaatgaccaaaatttcCGCCGAAATCGAAAGTGTAAGCAAGGGTGTCAAATCAGggaatatttaaaatttaaacagcatatatataagaaatttatCCCCTTTTCTTCTCTATTGGGGAGGGCCTAATTGCCTAAATGCTACTGAAATGCAACTTTCCCACACAATATTAATTTATACTTTTAATCTCACACAATCCGTTTGATATTAACCATACTGAAATGCAACTTCCTTCTAGGGTTCAACTTTCCACCTGAAAAGTGTTCCCTGGGCCTTTTTACAATATAATGACGGGGAACTGATAATTGGTTACTACtgttaaaattttaattcttaTTCAGTTTTatccaattttattttaaaatttctacGACTTTCAACCTCAAATGAATAGCTTGCCATATCAAACAGTATCCAAATCAATAACCATCTGCCACAGGAGCACTGTTCAACGTTCATTCCGGAGGAGGTGATCAGGGGAATGAACAAGTACCCTCCGTCCCTCCCTGCTGGTTTCTTTTACCAATGAAGATCGTCATTAGAATAGGCAAGATAATAACAAGAGTACGACTGTACAATACTCTGTGCAAATAAGACTGTCTAGCTAGTTAGGGCGTGCATGTGAATACAGACCACTGCTCATGGATGCATATGCATTTTGGTCCTAGACCGCTGCATGGGGAAGAGCTACGTAGACTGTTGAATTTTAGCATGCATGGTTGCCACTCTTGTACGTACCTGATGACTCCATGGAACCTCGTGACAATTGGATGTGCTTGACTAAATAGATATCCTTTATGAACCCGCCAAGGGGCGAACTTTCTCTCCCACTcttagactgtgtttagttccacgttaaaattggaagtttgactaaaattagaagtttgactaaaattagaagtttgaagaaaaaagttggaagtttatatatgtaggaaagttttgatgtgatggaaaagttggaagtttgaagaaaaagttggaaactaaaccaagccttaggctgtgtttagttccaaaataattctttaaacttccaacttttcaatcacatcaaaactttcctacacatacaaacttccaacttttctgtcacatcgttccaatttcaaccaaacttccaattttgatgtgaactaaacacagccttagcttgatttattatttttcttttcagaaagAAGAATCAATATCCCTGCAAAAGAATCAGCAACCAGAATGAGGAATGGACCAACTAGAGCCACCATCATGGATCCCAGCACCCTGTACAAAATAATGCTTTGCATGACCATTCTCCATCATTACATGATATTTTTCAGGCACACAGAAGCATCTCTGTATGGATATGTTTAAATGCAGTCGTCTTGAAGATATGAGCAAGTTTGCTTTGTCCCGGCACAATTTCATAACATAATTAAAAACGATGGGATAATATCTGGATATGGCCAAGTTTTCGCAATTCCCACAGCGGGCATGAAAGATAGTGACATTAACCATTAGGCAGCAGTAGTTATTATTTCTGGACTAATGCCATTGCTTAGAGCGCAGGAATATTATTGGGAGAAAACTAAAGGAAATTAGAAATGGGCATTTCAAATGGAGTCAGTGGAATTTTGCATGAACTAGGGAATATGTACTCAAGCATTTAAAATGGACCCATTCTAGACTCCAGCTTTATTTCACTGTTGAATAAAAGAagtcgtttttattttttttaaacatcgtttttattcttaaaaaatatagagaTTTTTGACAGATGAATGTGTATAATTGGGAGTTAAGGTGTCTGCTACTACTAGAAAACAGAGTTTAGTGAAATCAGTGGAAAAGATACTATTCTTTTTTGAACATCGAAAAGGGGATACTATTCTTTTTTGAACGTCGAAAAGgtccattctttttttcttaaaaaatagcCACAAACAACCTGGTAGAGATTTTTATGCAGGgaacagaaaaaggaagaaaaggtgATTCAAAGATGAGAGGGTTGCCTAGCCAAAGGAAGCTTTTCAGAGAACATTTCCTTCtgctcagagagagagagagagagagagagagaggtgcaTGCATGGGCCAGAGGACTCAGGTTCAGAGCATTAAGGGAAAACTGATTAAAGTCTGTGCTCATAATAAAGGAGGTGTAAAGATGTGAGTTTACCACCCCTCTTTTCCAAACTCTTACACACCTCACATGTGCATGCTCCCCAGCAACTCTCTCATGCTGCCATGGCCCATGGGTTGCCTTAGGATACAGACAGGAATGCTTCTGGGCACTAGATTTAGATGTTTCTGCAGTAATAAACAGAGAGAGTCATCATCTTGTGTCCAGAGCCTCGCAGATGAACGGATTGTACCATCTGATTCAACTAAGCATGCATGCAATCATCCTATAGTACATATCATACTAATGCTCTTAACAGGTGAAACTTCTTAAACAAAGAAAGGAAGACATTTTAGTGTGAATCTGAGTATACCTCTTTGTCCTGTAAAGAAAAGCTTGACGATGTCTCTCAAAAGCTTTCATAAAAAATCTTCTCCCTAGAATATAAAAGAGACAAACCTTTAAACTCGAGATATGCTCGGAGAATGGAGAGCAAGCAGCTTTAGAATAGGCGAGCAAAAGAGAACTGGAACTCACTCGGCCACCTGTACAGCCCGATCCGTTTGTAGTGTAAGATTGATAAATCCCTGCTCCTATTAAACATGAATAAGTATTGAGTTAGAAGAGAATCTCCAAAACAGAAGTTAAAGACAAGTCAACATTAAATGGTATAAAAATCAAGCAACCTTTCAAAGTTTCAATACCACATGCTAGATCTTATTCATTCTGTGTTTTGCGAAAACAAACACActgccaaaagaaaaaacaagtcGCCAGTTACCACCGCACATGACACGTCAGATATCTGAATGGGAGGTAAGCAAAGATACAGGAGCAGCTGGCGCACACATCTGGCGCGGCTAGCAGCAGCAGAACGAGCCCATGCATGCGGCACACTGACGGCCAGCTAGCTCACTAATTATTTCTGCCCATAAATGGCCTTGCTATAGGAGCAGCAGTCGACCAGACATGAGTCCAAGCTCGTGCACTGCACACGTGAGTTGACACCAGGATTCATG from Oryza glaberrima chromosome 3, OglaRS2, whole genome shotgun sequence carries:
- the LOC127767009 gene encoding heat stress transcription factor B-4d is translated as MAFLVERCGGEMVVSMERSHGRSTTTAAAVTAAPAPFLSKTYQLVDDPSTDDVVSWGEDEATFVVWRPPEFARDLLPNYFKHNNFSSFVRQLNTYGFRKIVADRWEFANEFFRKGAKHLLSEIHRRKSSSCSQPQPPPPFPMHQHYPLSLFSPPTTTRSPPVGAAAAAAYHFQEEYCSSPADYAGGGGDLLAALSEDNRQLRRRNSLLLSELAHMRKLYNDIIYFLQNHVEPVAPPPLAAATSCRLVELGPSTTERRRSAASPSGDNDDDAAVRLFGVRLDDDHGKKRRVQLVQEDEGDEQGSEG